One genomic segment of Vespa crabro chromosome 3, iyVesCrab1.2, whole genome shotgun sequence includes these proteins:
- the LOC124423072 gene encoding fibrillin-1-like isoform X3: MMTILLLGLYLSVCLSDVLGNCPLVQPPQWGAVRERVLEDGTLQTVYSCEIGRRLKGHKVATCTANGWDHPVPKCVLLENKLQHFRNDLYMGDEPSRNLRSDTTRKQRVQARKKLGELKRRRKTKDKRKQMPEKSLSGVKPSLVSDVGGLNETLMSRLDLSCLMKARRKGLIKAPTVVNAYSPRYARRKNALPPFNRYLVAVYVCLEEFVLEDSMVDRLFCSEATWLGLVPKCVKKGETIIDNVRRCDQERGGCEHVCEDTPIGAKCSCFDGFRINGTACIDIDECSEDTAKCSDFCLNDPGSYHCECHSGFQLTADGHTCQDVNECLPNNGHGPCQGTCRNLEGGYECSCTDIPGFKLASDNHTCEDIDECANNNAGCSHVCLNTPGSVFCLCPDGFYLTNDWKTCQDVNECENVSTICPADTNCENTLGSYRCINMPKKMTKVLQEEDYDTENDDEEDEDEEDDYNENLTELPDIGKCEDGFKKDENGNCIDIDECAEVDEIETHGCEHECINEEGSYHCVCRSGYQLEEDEVSCKDIDECTKSPLPCSHSCTNIEGSFICGCPLGQVLNEDNITCMEERTCSSMNPACSQDCQYIENEGPRCSCFPGYRLLEDKITCIDIDECTYTTCSHSCVNLEGSFVCECPIGFILHENEKFNCTDIDECKEPDHGCEHLCINIRGSYECVCQDGFYLGDDRKSCIDLDECKTERHRCSHNCTNVSGGYLCTCPIGYELVTEFDCMDIDECSKGIHDCSHDCINLENGYKCLCPNGYKIDKNGRECRDVNECLENLDDCSHDCKNTVGSYECSCPQGMFFNSSKTQCVLMDICDNAGCSQSCEVDADTYRCICHEGYVLQEDGKTCLDMDECLEDEHDCSHECVNTDGSYVCTCPPGLNLLEDGLTCKDEKCENGFRRDQNNNICQDINECEEEDHDCSHFCINEYGSYLCSCPTGWILEEDRITCIESNPCSNVTCSHVCLPDLDGFTFKCECPLGYKIDESGTICEDMDECTDNNGNNCSHICKNVEGSYECHCPKGYQLEQDNSTCIDVNECENGEHDCENLCINLEGKYNCACPMGYFYSEEERVCVDIDECRNNELKHNCSHECVNTIGTYNCTCPIGWKLDENERTCRIVDPCASDHGCSHTCEHEENGEIRCGCPEGFDLLENGKICRDIDECVEGSHACSNICKNIEGAYYCECPTGYKLSTDERTCIDIDECFPESNTLCSQHCNNTEGSFSCSCLDGYELTEDQRTCKDIDECSTNLHDCSHECENLDGGYICYCPEDFTLDKDKRTCTDLDECAGRHNCSHICVNIRNGYTCECPDDFTLEPDGWTCKKIDHCETHHGCSHECISESYGFKCACHLGYKLSFDNKTCVDVNECSETNNEISEPCSHDCVNTIGSFECNCPKGYQIGRDKRTCEDTNECVEENGGCSHFCANTDGDYECACPDNYKLLEDDRKTCVEIDECLIDNGGCSHFCQYENGNVSCFCPEDMILDDVDMKFCTHQDKCLVENGGCSDICYSLNGTVTCDCTTGFRLSTNDNVTCLDIDECSELKDNCTQRCTNVLGTFTCECYEGYRVNPDELTFCDDIDECQEKNGNCSHSCFNVVGSYRCGCPTGYDLDSDNRTCILIDGCKRDNGNCSHRCHHDESTGKTRCSCPLGFRLKHDHRTCEDIDECEEFENDVDSGCSHSCVNTEGGYHCECPTGYILMPQDKKSCVDVNECLTSEHNCTHDCLNLLGSYICTCYEGHYLHSDRSSCLDINECLEGNGGCSHVCTNTIGGHFCSCPEGYELGQDEKNCLDIDECEKKIADCPNNCINTPGSFECQCPNGHILSNDSRSCIDIDECQIENGGCTHACFNIIGGVRCSCPVGLRLDNDGKTCLDIDECATENGGCSDVCINLEGTFSCRCPDGHQLDDIDFKNCIDVNECEIENGSCTDICLNTKGSYRCDCSNGYRLADDAKTCVDVNECEVDNGGCSHACINRPGSFRCDCPRGYEIKNKTCYHSNPCMIDNGGCEQICNAEGGMVICTCKEGFQYDKSNSSMCHDVDECYGRHGCEHTCINTVGSYKCGCWEGYQMLNSTCIDIDECASGICKMNRCVNTLGSYRCECDEGYRSEGDTCVDIDECAEDSPCRERCVNTPGSYHCTCTPGFRLQGSECVDINECEWRNGRCEQECINTVGSFLCNCRSGYLFNHRNRSQCQDVNECLNRNGGCNGECINTPGSYYCTCNGDLVLSTDERTCVSPESKCPAMEPPLHAEIRCPGHYSGATDYPHGARCHIRCRRGFKLEGPHTRYCVNGGRWNGKEPVCLREYSLVDSRYDLDMPRPFVRCPQDMDVELPARQNTIRVSFPQPKSNMNWWRYVDASPTWAKQLQADLPAGTTVVTFTAWSPVSNYTSTCRIVIRVRDTENPKVSTCPTSFEVRLSPGEPNRLIFWQEPTFTDNVGVERIYKTREPGQLMYPGVHNVRYIASDAAGNQAECHFSVHVRESDQRQDSEPRIYRRRMLMCPGRPPQPMPTSAYGWQIPSGCYLRYTRIFSGAYAVQRAYREHRQNGYQDARAAYHEIHPVQRNQPRAPPPPPPPLLPSSSSSSSASSSSSSSSSSSASSSRISSSMAYPIGDWEIKEREWIEREME; the protein is encoded by the exons AGAACAAGTTGCAACACTTTCGTAACGATCTATATATGGGTGATGAGCCAAGTAGAAATTTGAGAAGCGATACGACGAGGAAGCAACGGGTTCAAGCACGGAAGAAACTCGGCGAGTTGAAGAGACGTAGGAAAACGAAGGATAAGAGGAAGCAAATGCCGGAGAAGTCTCTATCGGGAGTAAAGCCGTCGTTGGTGTCGGATGTCGGTGGCTTGAACGAAACTTTGATGTCGAGATTGGATCTAAGTTGTCTCATGAAGGCACGCAGAAAGGGCCTTATCAAAGCACCCACGGTCGTTAATGCATATTCTCCGAGATACGCTAG GAGAAAGAACGCTTTACCGCCTTTCAATCGATACTTGGTGGCAGTTTATGTTTGCCTCGAGGAGTTCGTTCTTGAGGACTCGATGGTGGATCGACTTTTTTGCAGTGAAGCAACTTGGCTCGGTCTTGTACCGAAATGCGTGAAGAAAGGAG AAACGATAATCGATAACGTGCGACGTTGCGATCAGGAGAGGGGTGGCTGTGAACATGTGTGCGAGGATACGCCGATTGGTGCAAAGTGTTCCTGTTTCGATGGCTTTCGAATCAATGGTACCGCCTGTATag ACATAGACGAATGTTCAGAGGACACTGCCAAGTGTTCAGATTTTTGTCTGAACGATCCTGGCTCTTACCACTGTGAATGTCATTCTGGCTTTCAGTTGACAGCCGATGGACATACTTGTCAAG ATGTTAACGAGTGTCTGCCGAACAACGGACATGGCCCTTGTCAAGGTACCTGTCGTAATCTCGAAGGCGGATACGAGTGTAGCTGTACGGATATCCCTGGATTTAAATTGGCGTCGGACAACCATACCTGTGAGGACATCGACGAGTGCGCGAATAACAACGCCGGTTGTTCTCACGTATGCCTTAACACACCAGGAAGTGTCTTTTGCCTTTGCCCAGATGGTTTTTACTTGACCAACGATTGGAAGACTTGTCAAG ACGTGAACGAGTGCGAAAATGTATCCACGATTTGTCCGGCTGATACCAATTGCGAAAATACATTAGGATCTTACAGGTGTATAAATATGCCGAAAAAAATGACGAAGGTATTGCAGGAGGAAGATTATGATAccgagaacgacgacgaggaggacGAAGATGAGGAGGACGATTATAACGAGAATTTAACCGAATTACCGGATATAGGTAAATGCGAGGATGGTtttaaaaaggatgaaaatggGAATTGCATTG ATATCGACGAGTGTGCGGAAGTTGATGAGATTGAAACGCACGGTTGCGAGCACGAATGTATAAACGAGGAAGGTAGTTATCATTGTGTATGCCGTTCCGGTTATCAACTCGAAGAAGACGAGGTTTCTTGCAAGGACATCGACGAGTGTACGAAATCACCGTTACCCTGTTCCCATAGTTGTACCAATATCGAGGGTTCCTTTATATGTGGTTGTCCTTTGGGACAGGTATTGAACGAAGACAATATAACATGTATGGAAGAGAGAACCTGTTCGTCCATGAATCCAGCATGCTCTCAGGATTGTCAATATATAGAGAATGAAGGTCCACGATGTAGTTGTTTTCCTGGATATCGTCTTTTGGAAGATAAAATAACTTGTATCGATATAGACGAATGTACGTATACAACGTGCTCGCATTCTTGCGTTAATTTAGAGGGAAGTTTCGTATGTGAATGTCCGATTGGTTttattttacatgaaaatgaGAAATTCAATTGCACGGACATTGACGAGTGTAAAGAGCCAGATCATGGATGTGAACACCTGTGCATTAATATACGCGGTAGTTACGAGTGCGTTTGTCAGGATGGTTTTTATCTTGGGGACGATCGAAAAAGTTGCATCGATTTGGACGAGTGCAAGACAGAACGTCATCGTTGTTCGCACAATTGTACGAACGTTTCAGGCGGTTATCTCTGTACGTGTCCTATCGGTTACGAGCTAGTGACAGAATTCGATTGCATGGACATTGACGAGTGTTCAAAAGGTATCCATGATTGTTCTCACGATTGTATTAACTTGGAAAATGGTTACAAGTGTTTATGTCCTAATggttataaaatcgataaaaatgggAGAGAGTGTCGCGACGTTAACGAGTGTTTAGAAAATCTCGACGATTGTTCTCACGATTGTAAAAACACCGTGGGCTCTTACGAGTGTTCTTGTCCCCAAGGAATGTTTTTCAACTCGAGCAAAACTCAATGCGTCTTAATGGATATCTGCGATAACGCCGGTTGTTCTCAATCTTGTGAAGTAGACGCCGACACTTATAGATGCATATGTCACGAGGGTTACGTATTACAAGAGGATGGAAAAACGTGTTTGGATATGGACGAGTGCCTTGAGGACGAGCACGACTGCTCACACGAGTGCGTCAATACTGATGGTAGTTATGTATGTACTTGTCCACCTGGTTTAAATCTACTCGAAGATGGTTTAACGTGTAAGGATGAGAAATGTGAGAATGGATTTCGAAGagatcaaaataacaatatctgtCAGGATATAAACGAGTGCGAGGAAGAGGATCACGATTGTTCTCACTTTTGTATCAACGAGTATGGTTCCTATCTATGTTCCTGTCCAACTGGTTGGATTTTAGAGGAGGATCGTATAACTTGTATCGAATCAAATCCATGCTCGAACGTCACCTGTTCTCACGTATGCTTGCCGGATCTAGACGGGTTCACCTTCAAATGCGAATGTCCTCTTGGttataaaatcgatgaaagTGGTACCATATGCGAGGACATGGACGAGTGTACGGACAACAATGGAAATAACTGTAGTCATATTTGTAAGAACGTCGAAGGTTCTTACGAGTGCCATTGTCCAAAAGGATATCAACTCGAGCAGGACAATAGTACTTGTATAGACGTTAACGAATGCGAGAATGGCGAGCACGATTGTGAAAATCTTTGTATAAATCTCGAGGGAAAATATAATTGCGCTTGTCCAATgggttatttttattcggaGGAAGAACGTGTATGCGTCGACATAGACGAGTGCCGGAATAACGAGCTCAAACACAATTGCTCTCACGAATGCGTAAACACGATTGGTACGTACAACTGTACCTGTCCTATCGGTTGGAAACTCGATGAAAACGAACGTACGTGTAGGATCGTTGACCCCTGCGCCAGTGATCATGGCTGTTCTCATACGTGCGAACACGAAGAGAATGGAGAGATTCGATGTGGTTGCCCCGAAGGATTCGATCTTTTGGAGAATGGTAAAATCTGTAGAGACATAGACGAGTGTGTCGAAGGATCACACGCATGTTCgaatatttgcaaaaataTCGAGGGCGCTTATTACTGCGAGTGCCCAACGGGATACAAATTATCGACCGACGAAAGAACATGTATTGACATCGACGAATGTTTCCCAGAAAGTAATACACTGTGCTCGCAACATTGTAACAACACCGAAGGTAGTTTCAGTTGTAGCTGTCTCGATGGATACGAATTAACCGAGGATCAACGAACCTGTAAGGATATAGACGAATGTTCGACGAATCTTCACGATTGTTCTCACGAGTGCGAGAATCTCGATGGCggttatatatgttattgtcCCGAAGATTTCACCTTGGACAAGGATAAAAGAACTTGTACGGATTTGGACGAGTGCGCCGGTAGACACAACTGTAGTCATATTTGCGTAAACATTCGTAATGGATATACGTGCGAGTGTCCTGACGATTTCACGTTGGAACCGGACGGTTGGACCTGTAAAAAAATCGACCACTGTGAGACCCATCACGGTTGTTCGCACGAGTGTATCAGCGAATCGTACGGCTTCAAGTGTGCGTGTCACCTCGGATACAAATTGTCGTTCGACAATAAAACTTGCGTCGACGTAAACGAATGTTCGGAAACGAATAACGAGATAAGCGAGCCTTGCTCTCACGATTGCGTCAATACGATCGGTAGTTTCGAATGTAATTGTCCTAAGGGATATCAAATTGGAAGAGATAAGAGAACCTGCGAGGATACGAACGAGTGCGTCGAAGAAAACGGTGGGTGTTCTCATTTTTGCGCTAATACCGATGGTGACTACGAGTGTGCCTGTCCCGACAATTACAAATTACTCGAGGACGATAGGAAAACGTGCGTGGAGATCGACGAGTGTTTGATCGATAACGGTGGATGTTCGCATTTTTGTCAATACGAGAACGGTAATGTGTCCTGTTTTTGTCCAGAAGATATGATTTTGGACGACGTCGATATGAAATTTTGCACGCACCAGGACAAATGTCTCGTTGAGAATGGCGGTTGTTCTGACATTTGTTACTCGTTAAACGGTACAGTAACGTGCGACTGTACCACAGGATTTCGTTTGTCCACGAACGACAATGTAACCTGCTTGGACATAGACGAGTGTTCGGAACTTAAAGACAATTGTACTCAAAGGTGTACGAACGTCTTAGGTACATTCACTTGCGAATGTTACGAGGGTTATCGCGTCAATCCTGACGAATTAACTTTCTGCGACGACATAGACGAGtgtcaagaaaaaaatggtaACTGTTCGCATTCCTGTTTCAACGTCGTTGGTTCATATAGATGCGGTTGTCCAACTGGTTATGATCTTGATTCGGACAATAGGACGTGCATTTTGATCGATGGTTGTAAACGCGACAATGGAAATTGTTCTCATCGTTGTCACCATGACGAGAGTACCGGCAAGACTCGTTGTTCTTGCCCATTGGGATTCAGATTGAAACACGATCATCGTACTTGCGAAGATATCGATGAATGCGAGGAATTTGAGAACGACGTGGACTCTGGCTGTTCTCATTCGTGCGTTAACACCGAGGGGGGATATCATTGTGAATGCCCAACCGGATATATTCTCATGCCGCAGGACAAGAAGAGTTGCGTCGATGTAAATGAGTGCCTTACAAGCGAACACAATTGCACACATGACTGTTTGAATCTACTTGGTAGTTACATATGTACTTGTTACGAGGGACATTATCTACATAGCGACAGATCCTCTTGTTTGGACATCAACGAGTGTCTCGAAGGAAACGGTGGTTGTTCACACGTATGCACAAATACGATCGGAGGTCATTTCTGTAGTTGTCCCGAGGGTTACGAGCTTGGTCAAGATGAAAAGAATTGCTTGGATATTGACGAATGCGAGAAGAAAATAGCTGATTGTCCGAACAATTGTATCAATACTCCGGGCTCGTTCGAATGTCAATGCCCGAATGGTCATATTCTTTCTAACGATTCTCGAAGTTGCATAGACATCGACGAATGCCAGATAGAAAATGGCGGCTGTACTCATGCCTGTTTCAATATCATTGGTGGCGTTCGTTGTAGTTGTCCGGTTGGTCTTCGGCTTGACAACGATGGAAAAACGTGTCTTGATATAGACGAATGTGCCACTGAGAACGGCGGTTGTTCGGACGTTTGCATTAATCTCGAAGGTACATTCTCTTGTCGTTGTCCGGATGGTCATCAACTCGATGACATTGActttaaaaattgtatcgaTGTAAACGAGTGCGAAATAGAAAATGGTTCTTGTACGGACATCTGTTTAAACACTAAGGGTAGCTACAGGTGTGATTGTTCTAATGGTTATCGATTGGCTGACGATGCTAAAACTTGCGTAGACGTGAACGAATGCGAAGTGGATAACGGTGGATGTTCTCACGCTTGCATCAATAGACCGGGCTCTTTCCGTTGCGATTGTCCCAGAGGATACGAGATCAAGAATAAGACCTGCTATCATTCAAACCCTTGCATGATCGATAATGGTGGTTGCGAGCAGATATGCAATGCCGAAGGCGGTATGGTGATATGCACTTGCAAGGAGGGATTTCAGTATGACAAGTCCAACAGCTCGATGTGTCACGATGTGGATGAATGCTATGGTCGGCATGGGTGCGAGCATACTTGCATTAATACTGTTGGATCTTACAAGTGTGGATGCTGGGAAGGATATCAAATGCTGAACTCTACTTGTATAG ATATCGACGAATGTGCATCAGGAATTTGCAAGATGAATCGATGCGTCAACACCTTGGGCAGTTATCGTTGCGAATGCGACGAAGGTTATCGATCGGAGGGTGACACTTGTGTAG ATATCGACGAATGCGCCGAGGATTCACCGTGCAGAGAGAGATGCGTCAATACTCCTGGCTCATATCATTGTACCTGTACCCCAGGATTTCGATTACAAGGAAGCGAATGCGTAG ATATAAACGAATGCGAATGGCGTAACGGTAGATGCGAACAGGAATGCATTAATACTGTGGGATCCTTCCTGTGCAATTGTCGATCGGGCTACCTGTTCAATCATAG GAACAGAAGTCAGTGTCAGGATGTAAACGAATGCTTGAACCGGAACGGTGGTTGTAACGGCGAATGCATTAACACGCCAGGAAGTTACTACTGTACGTGCAACGGCGATTTAGTTTTGTCTACGGATGAGAGAACATGCGTCTCACCGGAATCAAAGTGTCCCGCCATGGAACCACCGTTGCACGCCGAG ATCCGATGTCCTGGACATTATTCCGGTGCGACCGATTATCCTCATGGCGCTAGGTGTCACATTAGATGCCGACGTGGATTTAAATTGGAGGGACCTCATACGAGATATTGCGTTAACGGTGGTCGATGGAACGGAAAAGAACCAGTGTGCCTTCGTGAATACTCGCTCGTGGATTCTCGTTACGATCTAG ACATGCCAAGGCCGTTTGTGAGATGCCCACAGGACATGGACGTGGAGTTACCCGCGAGGCAGAATACGATACGCGTTTCCTTCCCTCAGCCAAAGTCTAATATGAACTGGTGGAG atacGTAGATGCATCACCCACATGGGCCAAACAATTGCAAGCCGATCTACCAGCAGGCACCACCGTTGTCACATTCACAGCTTGGTCACCCGTGTCCAATTATACGAGCACTTGTAGAATCGTCATACGTGTTCGAG ACACTGAGAATCCTAAAGTTTCGACCTGCCCGACATCCTTTGAAGTGCGCTTAAGTCCAGGCGAGCCAAATCGTTTGATATTCTGGCAGGAACCTACGTTCACCGACAACGTCGGAGTCGAGAGAATTTACAAAACGAGG